A single window of Bacteroidales bacterium DNA harbors:
- a CDS encoding exosporium protein has protein sequence TGNVGATGATGDKGDKGDTGNIGATGATGETGAQGITGATGATGDKGDKGDTGNVGATGATGDKGDKGDTGNIGATGATGETGAQGITGATGATGDKGDKGDTGNVGATGATGETGAQGITGATGATGDKGDKGDTGNIGATGATGETGAQGITGATGATGDKGDKGDTGNVGATGATGNNGIDGATGATGDKGDKGDTGNVGATGATGNNGIDGATGATGATGATGNNGIDGATGATGATGDKGDKGDTGNVGATGATGNNGIDGATGATGATGATGNNGTDGATGATGATGNNGIDGATGATGA, from the coding sequence ATACTGGTAATGTTGGTGCTACCGGTGCTACTGGTGATAAAGGAGACAAAGGTGATACTGGTAATATTGGTGCAACTGGTGCTACTGGTGAAACAGGCGCTCAGGGTATAACTGGCGCTACTGGAGCCACTGGTGATAAAGGAGACAAGGGCGATACTGGTAATGTTGGCGCTACAGGAGCCACTGGTGATAAAGGAGACAAAGGAGACACTGGTAATATTGGTGCTACCGGTGCTACCGGTGAAACAGGCGCTCAGGGTATAACTGGTGCTACCGGTGCAACCGGAGATAAAGGAGACAAAGGTGATACTGGTAATGTTGGTGCTACCGGTGCTACTGGCGAAACAGGCGCTCAGGGTATAACTGGTGCTACAGGAGCAACCGGTGATAAAGGAGACAAAGGCGATACTGGTAATATTGGTGCTACCGGTGCTACTGGTGAAACAGGGGCTCAGGGTATAACTGGCGCTACTGGAGCCACTGGTGATAAAGGAGACAAAGGCGATACTGGTAATGTTGGGGCTACTGGTGCTACTGGAAATAACGGTATAGATGGTGCTACTGGCGCCACTGGTGATAAAGGTGACAAAGGTGATACTGGTAATGTTGGAGCTACTGGAGCTACAGGAAATAACGGTATAGACGGTGCCACTGGTGCAACAGGCGCTACTGGAGCTACAGGAAATAATGGTATAGACGGTGCTACTGGTGCAACAGGAGCTACTGGTGATAAAGGCGACAAAGGTGATACAGGTAATGTTGGAGCTACTGGCGCTACTGGAAATAATGGTATAGACGGTGCCACTGGTGCAACGGGTGCTACTGGCGCTACAGGAAATAACGGTACAGATGGCGCCACTGGTGCAACGGGAGCCACTGGAAATAATGGTATAGACGGTGCCACTGGTGCAACGGGAGC
- a CDS encoding T9SS type A sorting domain-containing protein, translating to MKIKLKIYYLFLYILPGFSFGQNTIINSGVTIVNTNNFISKGNFINDGTYTDNTGTVVFSGNTQEIDGTSSTSFNNITVSSGSTTTVTTSGHSVKGILLSNGTLNADGNITLLSTASKTAMIDGSGSGDVLGNIIMQRYLASGFGYKYLSSPFQSATVNELSDDIDLGVSFATLYRYDESQINSGWISYINTSGILNPMEGYSVNFGAVSSPVTFDIKGEVNNGDLQTTLYNNNKTYTKGFNLVGNPYPSPIDWDASSGWTKTNIDDALYFFNAGTTNQYKGTYSTYINGVSSDGIVNSIIPSMQGVFVHVSNGTFPVSATLGFSNEVRINDLAPSFHKKELKQDIPLLRLIAYFKDNASYTDPVVIYFNNSASMNFEKDYDALKIFNSDDLIPNLYVATPDAAQLSICSMPYPADSLTTVPLGITTESDGWVLFKAKDIYEMPSDIHVYLYDTKTGYYNLHDEQECHLYLKGGEYENRFYIVFSKKDLQYFPTTDEKFFAYGNNNKLFVYLNLQNNETGNLLVSNLLGQTVYKEELNGNGYHEIDVNINRGVYIITLQSTEYKYSKKIFISDK from the coding sequence GTGAAAATAAAATTAAAAATATATTATCTGTTTTTATACATATTACCAGGATTTTCATTCGGGCAAAATACTATTATTAATTCCGGAGTAACTATTGTGAATACAAATAATTTCATTTCAAAAGGTAATTTTATTAATGATGGTACTTATACCGATAATACCGGTACTGTTGTTTTTTCAGGCAATACACAGGAAATTGACGGAACATCATCAACTTCTTTCAATAATATTACGGTGTCTTCAGGAAGTACAACAACAGTAACTACTTCAGGACATTCTGTAAAAGGGATTCTTCTTAGCAACGGAACATTGAATGCCGATGGGAACATTACCCTGCTTTCAACTGCATCAAAAACGGCGATGATTGATGGAAGCGGAAGTGGAGATGTGTTGGGAAATATCATCATGCAACGCTATCTTGCATCAGGTTTTGGATATAAATATTTAAGTTCACCTTTCCAATCGGCAACTGTAAATGAACTTTCAGATGATATCGATTTAGGAGTTTCTTTTGCTACCTTATATCGTTATGATGAAAGTCAGATAAATTCCGGATGGATAAGCTATATAAATACATCTGGTATTCTTAATCCGATGGAAGGTTATTCTGTAAATTTTGGCGCGGTATCATCACCTGTAACATTTGATATTAAAGGTGAAGTGAATAATGGTGATCTGCAAACCACGCTATACAATAATAATAAAACCTACACGAAAGGTTTTAATTTAGTTGGCAATCCATACCCCTCTCCTATTGACTGGGATGCATCTTCCGGCTGGACCAAAACAAATATTGATGATGCTTTATATTTTTTTAATGCAGGAACTACTAACCAATATAAAGGAACATATAGTACATATATCAATGGCGTTTCGAGCGACGGAATTGTAAATAGTATTATTCCTTCAATGCAGGGAGTATTTGTTCATGTAAGCAATGGTACCTTTCCTGTTTCGGCAACTCTTGGATTTTCAAACGAAGTAAGAATAAATGACCTTGCACCAAGTTTTCATAAAAAAGAATTAAAACAAGATATTCCTCTGCTTAGGCTAATAGCATACTTTAAAGATAATGCTTCATATACTGATCCTGTTGTTATTTATTTTAACAATTCGGCTTCAATGAATTTTGAAAAAGATTATGATGCTTTAAAAATATTTAACAGCGATGATCTTATTCCGAACCTGTATGTTGCAACACCTGACGCAGCACAGTTAAGCATCTGTTCAATGCCCTACCCTGCTGATTCTTTAACTACCGTACCACTTGGCATTACGACTGAAAGTGACGGATGGGTTTTATTTAAAGCAAAAGATATTTATGAAATGCCATCGGATATTCACGTTTATCTATACGACACAAAAACCGGGTATTATAATTTACATGATGAGCAGGAATGCCACTTATATTTAAAAGGCGGTGAATATGAAAATCGCTTTTATATAGTATTCAGTAAAAAAGACCTGCAATATTTTCCAACTACTGATGAAAAATTCTTTGCGTATGGCAACAATAATAAATTATTTGTTTACCTGAATTTACAAAATAATGAAACAGGAAATCTGTTAGTAAGTAATTTATTAGGACAAACAGTATATAAAGAAGAGCTTAATGGAAATGGTTATCATGAGATAGATGTGAATATAAATCGTGGTGTATATATTATAACTCTTCAGTCTACAGAATATAAATATTCGAAAAAAATATTTATAAGTGATAAATAA
- a CDS encoding DUF4402 domain-containing protein encodes MSNNKVEIPKKILNQKLLPFLILFFIFIFTDFINSYAQPENPPAPMIVTKIRDMSFGAFAQGIAGGSVTIDPYGVRSSSGDIILLNLGYLYYPAIFEVDINPGTVINLTLGSKISLVDEITGHSMELELNSIYPNTPYVVPTEETQFFIGGILSVGNNLDNPSGTYIGTFSVIFYQE; translated from the coding sequence ATGAGCAATAATAAAGTTGAAATACCAAAAAAAATATTGAATCAGAAATTATTACCTTTTTTGATTTTGTTTTTTATTTTCATATTTACTGATTTTATAAATTCCTATGCTCAGCCTGAAAATCCTCCTGCACCTATGATTGTAACTAAAATAAGGGATATGAGTTTTGGTGCATTTGCACAAGGTATTGCTGGAGGCTCAGTCACTATCGACCCATATGGTGTGCGTTCAAGTTCTGGTGACATAATTTTACTGAATTTGGGATATTTATATTACCCTGCAATTTTTGAAGTTGATATAAACCCAGGCACAGTAATAAATCTTACATTAGGATCAAAAATCTCATTAGTAGATGAAATAACAGGGCATTCAATGGAACTTGAGCTAAATAGCATTTACCCAAATACACCATATGTAGTTCCAACAGAAGAAACACAATTTTTTATTGGTGGGATTTTATCTGTTGGCAATAATTTAGATAATCCATCAGGAACCTATATAGGTACATTTTCAGTAATCTTTTATCAGGAATAA
- a CDS encoding collagen-like protein: MHKLIKYLYILLLLGVHFTSNAQVKITDGSNLTLDNNSILELESTNKGLLIPRITINDINNASPLTAPVPEGMLVYSKGGSVTDGFYFWSGSKWININTGTIIGPTGATGATGDKGDKGDTGNIGATGETGAQGITGATGATGDKGDKGDTGNVGATGETGAQGITGATGATGDKGDKG, encoded by the coding sequence ATGCATAAATTAATTAAATATTTATATATTTTATTATTATTAGGTGTTCATTTTACATCCAATGCTCAGGTAAAAATAACTGACGGATCGAACTTAACATTGGATAACAATTCAATTCTTGAATTAGAAAGTACAAATAAAGGGTTACTAATTCCCCGCATTACAATTAATGATATTAATAATGCCTCTCCATTAACAGCTCCGGTTCCTGAAGGAATGCTTGTATATAGTAAAGGTGGTTCTGTAACTGATGGTTTTTATTTTTGGAGTGGAAGCAAATGGATAAATATTAATACAGGTACTATAATTGGTCCAACTGGCGCTACTGGAGCCACTGGTGATAAAGGAGACAAAGGCGATACTGGTAATATTGGTGCTACCGGGGAAACAGGAGCTCAGGGTATAACTGGTGCTACCGGTGCAACCGGAGATAAAGGAGACAAGGGCGATACTGGTAATGTTGGTGCTACTGGTGAAACAGGTGCTCAGGGTATAACTGGTGCTACCGGTGCAACCGGAGATAAAGGAGACAAGGGCG